Proteins from a genomic interval of Colias croceus chromosome 2, ilColCroc2.1:
- the LOC123701533 gene encoding zinc finger protein 208-like, translating into MALKLGKCRLCLKLGDFYSIFTVDNNLQLAEMVMECARVKIQEGDGLPDKICSECIQKLSSAHIFKQQCERSDQELRRNYVPPPGFSSTPPPIARQSSDSAFSTDASKPSSSLESKVTPASRVRKRSGESIGNTSNSSFSHDYQPGTSKRVEELRKSQKRRKVRDDVRDDSDFEDNSASFYSAGTDSDEPLDFKCDVCSKSFKSYISMSAHKKSHSKRKTVVPKQPVAPPLLSTPPLHSTPPPQNDAHDVEDVSKCEKCGKTFKLNIMLKRHVDVCGKIELDKELMISLEPIDAVPIKNKIDCTMCSTKFKNIENLEKHMRVCHAAVLKKETPATQIENGKISVPCFYCRKPLNDYYSYTAHFRVCPKRDDSLTFVCPICNKSLVKKASYFLHLKAHFFPVATVKKNEPTSPNNFSCRFCSTKYPSQEALIAHLATHMSNTEAVEDVGDEESRASTLDDSASAHSEYNSSIRSGPYKCEICGKEFKYKKALSTHAARHAEDVNVKTEPPDRDTSELLSQSMNYDQSNQSDSESSHGEEDNTCDICERQFSYKRLLIQHKRTKHNMTSGTKRAKINLKDCAVRCLICDLEMKVSAIYEHNQKHISANIKPRNMYTCMECEQQFKSCSGLASHIKLVHRLHMKQQAPKITAPTPDLADFCEVVVTKAEPLDYVQSHSDFGEASAGTAPGVFTCPTCNKVMPTLISLKRHMNWHTNVGNNIEKKLECFVCKETFRFNCHYKLHMREHYHDTNLDPIHLTCPICNRKSKHLRAAQAHMNYHKQTRFQNKDYECAICKRVFQYRKVYLSHMAIHFKRGESANNTIIGSELPNTADKTVFDGSHTCSMCGKVCDSEASLKCHMSWHKSKTLLFGARHECEICTLRFTNKRRLELHFRTHFEDDNGPFKCHICGKGFIAEDYYRRHVKGHNFDHQSHKKRIEKLRKDKVKCPICTRYYPDLVKLIRHLRRTHPESKMIKDDPDAPPPMYYPCKLCAKVFLDARRLQHHEEAHLRKPEFFKCKFCGKKTISLKSHRIHIKGHLTQKYIDEPLKCPHCDDTFTRGYDLHYHLRDAHDIDETWIADRKNAGLDGPLKDLQCSICFKILASKGNFERHIDYHNSLRCNYCFDYFSTLRFLEGHLAFSCEKKKLIGDTEIYPRKVKCHVCYKAFHIQVKLDCHMRTQHGIKSFKEASESKKEIVCDYCFRVFENPDALSTHKLYHRTIGYYGCLYCSRKFNTMTTYRKHKNHHLSQHNVENPTKCEHCDETFVQFREFIYHMRDVHGDNKEWVVLPKDSIEEKCNICNKIFYNLHRHLAYHEENRCKKCGEYFFSRVDYDNHICHIDSDDEVLENAENDIRPKYEECQFCFKPLTLKTKKVHDILHKGSGSISCRFCPLKFKTIDAFNIHAFSHRSRKYKKHPIRCRICREAFVKYGPFIRHMKNVHKSTKKMHYRTTIKPEKCVVCSGLFPNLHNHYRAHLQNQCQQCRKYFTSSKLFSQHACDKEDSDPSKVFTSDANLPQLINSYVPVDEKDDEKFYGYESENAEEENGELPQNNVNSHIEDPQNEDSQNSADTAESTIHEMAHAPIISDVLSLYQKKEADSNENKDIVELTDDDSVGFESNILTVITIDDD; encoded by the exons ATGGCACTCAAGCTTGGAAAATGCAGGCTTTGCCTCAAGCTTGGCGATTTCTATTCCATCTTCACGGTGGACAACAATTTGCAACTCGCCGAGATGGTTATGGAATGTGCGCGGGTTAAA ATACAAGAAGGCGACGGTCTCCCCGATAAAATATGCAGCGAATGTATTCAAAAGTTGAGCAGTGcgcatatttttaaacaacaatGTGAAAGGTCGGATCAAGAGTTGCGACGTAATTATGTTCCACCACCAG GTTTTAGTTCAACTCCACCACCTATTGCTCGTCAGAGCAGTGATTCCGCCTTCTCAACGGACGCTTCTAAACCCTCTTCGTCCTTAGAAAGTAAAGTAACACCCGCTAGTAGAGTGCGCAAGAGAAGCGGAGAGAGCATCGGTAATACATCTAACAGTAGCTTTTCCCACGATTATCAACCTGGCACTTCCAAACGAGTGGAAGAACTGCGAAAGTCTCAGAAAAGACGAAAAGTTCGTGATGACGTCAGAGACGACTCAGATTTTGAAGATAATAGCGCATCATTCTATTCTGCCGGGACAGACTCTGATGAACCGCTAGATTTCAAATGCGATGTCTGTTCGAAATCCTTTAAAAGTTACATTAGCATGTCTGCACACAAAAAAAGCCATAGCAAAAGAAAGACTGTGGTACCTAAGCAGCCTGTAGCTCCGCCTCTACTCAGCACTCCACCTTTACACAGCACTCCGCCTCCGCAAAACGACGCTCACGATGTCGAAGATGTTTCTAAATGTGAGAAGTGTGGCAAgacatttaaattgaatataatgcTTAAGAGGCATGTGGACGTGTGCGGAAAAATTGAACTCGATAAGGAGCTTATGATTTCCTTAGAACCTATTGATGCTGTGCcgataaaaaacaaaatagacTGTACAATGTGTTCgacaaagtttaaaaatatcgaGAATTTAGAAAAACATATGAGAGTCTGTCACGCTGCAGTTCTTAAAAAAGAAACACCGGCAACACAAATCGAAAATGGGAAAATTTCTGTTCCTTGTTTTTATTGTCGCAAACCATTGAACGATTATTATTCCTACACAGCACACTTTCGTGTGTGTCCTAAAAGAGACGATTCGCTTACATTTGTGTGCCCAATTTGTAATAAATCGTTGGTGAAAAAAGCTAGTTATTTCTTGCATTTAAAAGCACATTTCTTTCCCGTAGCTACTGTAAAAAAGAATGAACCCACTTCACCCAATAATTTTTCATGTCGCTTTTGTTCCACAAAGTACCCTAGCCAAGAAGCTCTTATTGCGCACTTAGCTACACACATGAGCAATACAGAAGCTGTTGAAGATGTCGGCGATGAAGAATCACG GGCTAGTACTTTGGATGATTCAGCTTCTGCACATTCGGAATACAACTCATCAATAAGGAGCGGACCATACAAATGTGAAATATGTggaaaagaatttaaatacaaaaaagccCTATCTACTCATGCGGCTAGACATGCTGAAGATGTTAATGTAAAAACTGAACCACCGGACAGAGACACTTCTGAGTTATTGAGCCAGTCGATGAATTATGATCAATCAAACCAGTCCGATTCCGAATCGAGCCACGGAGAAGAAGACAACACGTGTGATATTTGCGAACGTCAATTTTCTTATAAACGTCTACTCATCCAACACAAGAGAACCAAACACAACATGACCTCTGGAACGAAGAGAGCGAAGATAAATCTCAAAGACTGCGCCGTTCGCTGTCTCATTTGTGACTTGGAAATGAAAGTGAGCGCGATATATGAGCACAATCAGAAACACATATCGGCGAATATAAAGCCGAGAAATATGTACACTTGTATGGAATGCGAGCAACAGTTCAAGAGTTGTAGCGGACTCGCGAGTCATATTAAACTGGTGCACAGATTGCATATGAAGCAGCAAGCGCCGAAGATCACGGCGCCAACGCCGGACTTGGCGGATTTTTGTGAAGTCGTTGTGACAAAGGCGGAGCCCCTGGATTATGTCCAGAGTCACAGCGACTTTGGGGAGGCTTCCGCCGGGACTGCGCCGGGCGTGTTCACATGTCCCACATGCAATAAAGTGATGCCCACGCTCATTTCACTGAAGCGGCACATGAATTGGCACACTAATGTCGGCAACAATATTGAGAAGAAACTCGAATGTTTCGTTTGCAAAGAG ACCTTCAGATTCAATTGTCACTACAAACTACACATGCGAGAACACTACCATGACACTAATTTAGATCCCATACATCTGACTTGTCCGATTTGCAACAGAAAGAGCAAACACTTGCGCGCTGCGCAAGCGCATATGAACTATCACAAACAAACCCGCTTCCAGAATAAAGATTATGAGTGCGCTATTTGTAAAAGAGTTTTCCAATACAGAAAAGTTTATCTCTCACATATGGCCATACATTTTAAGCGCGGGGAATCTGCAAATAACACGATAATAGGTTCTGAACTACCAAACACGGCCGACAAAACAGTTTTTGATGGCTCTCATACGTGTTCAATGTGCGGTAAAGTGTGTGATTCGGAAGCATCGCTCAAATGTCACATGAGTTGGCACAAATCGAAGACGTTACTATTCGGTGCGCGGCATGAGTGTGAAATTTGCACTTTGCGGTTTACCAACAAGAGACGCCTCGAACTTCATTTTCGAACCCATTTCGAAGATGATAACGGTCCGTTTAAGTGTCATATTTGCGGTAAAGGCTTTATCGCAGAAGATTACTACCGGAGACACGTCAAAGGTCATAACTTTGACCATCAGTCTCATAAGAAGAGGATTGAGAAACTCAGAAAGGACAAAGTAAAGTGTCCAATTTGTACAAGATACTACCCAGACTTGGTGAAGCTTATTCGTCATCTAAGAAGAACTCACCCCGAAAGTAAAATGATTAAAGACGACCCGGATGCTCCCCCGCCTATGTACTATCCGTGCAAATTGTGTGCTAAGGTCTTCTTAGATGCGCGACGTCTGCAACACCACGAAGAGGCTCATCTTCGGAAACCAGAGTTCTTCAAGTGCAAGTTTTGTGGGAAGAAAACAATTTCGCTGAAAAGTCATCGCATTCACATCAAAGGACATTTGACGCAGAAATACATTGACGAACCTCTGAAGTGCCCTCACTGCGATGATACATTCACAAGAGGCTATGACTTGCATTATCACTTGAGAGACGCACACGATATAGATGAGACATGGATTGCCGATCGAAAAAATGCAGGCCTCGATGGACCTCTGAAAGACCTGCAATGTTCTATATGTTTCAAAATACTCGCATCTAAAGGTAATTTCGAACGGCACATTGACTACCATAATTCGCTACGGTGCAATTATTGTTTCGATTACTTCAGTACGCTGAGATTCTTGGAAGGCCATCTTGCGTTCAGCTGCGAGAAAAAGAAATTGATTGGTGATACTGAAATATATCCTAGAAAAGTGAAATGCCATGTATGTTACAAGGCATTCCACATTCAAGTGAAGTTAGACTGCCACATGCGAACTCAGCACGGCATTAAGTCGTTCAAAGAAGCTTCAGAGAGCAAAAAGGAAATTGTATGTGATTATTGTTTTAGAGTATTTGAAAATCCGGATGCCCTCAGTACACACAAGCTTTATCATAGGACTATAGGGTACTACGGATGTCTTTACTGCAGCAGAAAGTTCAACACCATGACAACATATAGAAAGCATAAGAATCATCACTTATCCCAACATAATGTGGAGAATCCGACAAAGTGTGAACATTGTGATGAAACATTTGTGCAGTTCCGCGAATTTATTTATCACATGCGAGATGTTCACGGCGACAATAAAGAGTGGGTCGTGCTACCGAAAGATTCTATTGAAGAGAAATGTAATATTTGCAACAAAATTTTTTACAATCTACACAGACACCTCGCATATCACGAGGAGAATAGGTGCAAGAAGTGCGGTGAATACTTCTTTTCGCGGGTCGACTATGACAACCACATTTGTCACATCGATAGTGACGATGAAGTTTTGGAGAACGCGGAGAACGATATTCGGCCGAAGTATGAAGAGTGTCAGTTTTGCTTCAAACCTCTCACGCTCAAAACTAAAAAGGTACACGATATACTACACAAAGGATCCGGTTCTATATCGTGCAGATTTTGTcctctcaaatttaaaacaattgacGCGTTCAATATACACGCGTTTTCTCACCGaagtagaaaatataaaaaacaccCGATTCGTTGTCGCATTTGTCGAGAGGCGTTCGTTAAATATGGGCCTTTCATCCGTCATATGAAGAACGTGCACAAGTCGACCAAAAAGATGCATTACCGGACCACGATCAAACCGGAAAAATGCGTGGTGTGCTCGGGGTTGTTCCCGAATTTGCACAATCATTATCGGGCGC
- the LOC123703449 gene encoding protein arginine N-methyltransferase 9-like: MGTPTSNAREYIDYGRQLSSNECYAKAFDMYITAFEKNPDLKNLYEREFRSVINKLNEMLAAGDKIDDIFCNFSRAIFLFPGNMYLLNDVGKYLFKFGFYSEAWFHFQRALKIDAGFVNAEKNLNSVKNLMVERWHFKMLNDKIRNESYRAAIHDLISEGTDTVLDLGSGTGLLSLYASECNPKSITACDSSEVMANLSNAVLNDNAVNIEFSVVNKTSTSLNHFDIGGMHNVLVTELFDAGLFGEHILKALDHAWQNLLHEDAKVLPASVQFYVMGVECQYLIDKYQLCQAAKDLLNIPSLTVHTYQFDETYDCEDITLFKTLKYITEPKCLMSVDFNDVNSIEDKLKNTEPYITQLAVNQSGELSTIIGWFNLILSDKYKLTTDPRSDNRATAWDHAIFFDHIPKKVIDDQRLVYKFTLQSGRIALVPDCNVKITRISTEIMRFLNDTDYMKKIMSCLGLACVYLGQLTEMSDMSIADLSPFPIFGLQMLKRGAKSLVCCVKSEVDKQFFDEVFKANGIDESKITFLYGTTWNRDSFNEDKYHAIFCNILEVAGDIDLRYKDISHYLRQNHLHPGGLFLPSRITLMAQIVKCDWFDVTNRLDDRNVSNYKIAEHINKYQASQCFCIDFSLLDHIPLSDPVDLGECMNMASDVINVGILRTEDANGVFCWFNVELMENMGEISTKRPGSFIDGTAFLADPHILMKKGDIANILHCVDTDGSFKLMLDVEAT, translated from the coding sequence ATGGGCACCCCAACTTCAAATGCACGTGAATACATTGATTATGGACGACAACTTTCTTCAAACGAATGTTATGCAAAAGCCTTTGATATGTATATAACGGCTTTTGAAAAGAATCCAGACTTAAAGAATCTTTACGAACGCGAATTTCGTAGTGTAATCAACAAGTTAAATGAAATGTTAGCTGCAGGAGATAAAATTGAcgacatattttgtaatttttcgcgagccatatttttatttcctgGTAACATGTACCTGTTGAATGATGTCGGAAAATATCTCTTCAAGTTTGGTTTCTACTCCGAAGCGTGGTTTCACTTTCAAAGAGCTCTTAAAATCGATGCCGGCTTTGTAAATGCAGAAAAGAACCTGAACTCCGTAAAAAACCTGATGGTTGAACGATGGcactttaaaatgttaaatgataaaatacgCAACGAATCTTATCGCGCTGCAATACATGATCTTATTTCCGAAGGCACTGATACTGTTCTAGACTTAGGATCTGGTACAGGCCTTCTTTCTCTGTATGCTAGCGAATGCAACCCCAAGTCTATAACAGCTTGTGACAGTTCTGAAGTTATGGCCAATCTATCCAATGCAGTTTTAAATGATAATGCAGTGAACATTGAATTTAGTGTTGTAAACAAAACTTCAACTTCTTTGAATCATTTTGATATTGGTGGAATGCATAATGTTCTCGTCACAGAGTTGTTTGATGCCGGTCTCTTTGgagaacatattttaaaagctcTAGATCACGCATGGCAGAATTTGCTTCACGAAGATGCAAAAGTTCTACCTGCATCTGTTCAATTCTATGTTATGGGTGTTGAATGTCAATATCTGATTGACAAATACCAGCTATGTCAAGCTGCAAAGGATCTGTTGAATATACCATCATTAACTGTCCATACTTATCAATTTGATGAAACATATGATTGTGAAGACATCACCTTATTTAAAActctaaaatatataactgAACCAAAATGTTTAATGTCTGTAGATTTCAATGATGTTAACAGTATAGAGGATAAACTTAAGAATACAGAGCCTTATATCACGCAGTTAGCTGTAAATCAGAGTGGCGAGCTGAGCACTATTATTGGGTggttcaatttaattttatcagaCAAATACAAACTCACAACTGACCCCAGATCTGACAATAGAGCTACTGCATGGGATCatgcaatattttttgatcACATACCAAAGAAGGTGATTGATGATCAAAGATTAGTGTATAAATTTACCTTACAATCCGGTAGAATAGCACTTGTACCGGACTGCAATGTTAAAATCACTAGAATTTCAACAGAAATCATGCGCTTCTTAAATGATACTGATTACATGAAGAAAATTATGAGTTGCTTGGGACTGGCGTGCGTGTATCTGGGTCAGTTAACAGAAATGTCTGATATGAGCATTGCTGATTTAAGTCCATTTCCCATATTTGGATTACAAATGTTAAAGAGAGGTGCCAAATCCCTAGTTTGTTGTGTGAAGTCTGAGGTGGATAAGCAATTCTTTGATGAAGTTTTTAAAGCTAATGGCATTGATGAAAGCaagataacatttttatatgggACCACATGGAATAGAGACAGTTTTAATGAAGATAAATACCATGCTATCTTCTGCAATATTCTAGAAGTTGCTGGAGATATAGACTTACGATATAAGGATATTAGCCATTACTTGAGACAGAACCACCTACATCCTGGAGGTCTATTCTTACCTTCACGAATAACACTAATGGCACAGATTGTTAAATGTGACTGGTTTGATGTCACTAACAGACTTGATGATAGGAATGTCAGTAACTACAAGATAGCtgaacatattaataaatatcaagCGTCACAATGCTTCTGCATTGATTTTTCCCTTCTAGACCACATTCCATTATCTGACCCAGTCGATTTAGGAGAATGTATGAATATGGCATCAGATGTGATTAATGTTGGTATCTTAAGAACTGAAGATGCTAATGGTGTTTTCTGCTGGTTTAATGTAGAATTGATGGAGAACATGGGAGAAATAAGTACTAAGAGGCCTGGAAGTTTTATAGATGGTACTGCGTTCTTGGCAGACCCTCATATATTAATGAAGAAAGGTGATATTGCTAACATATTGCATTGTGTTGATACGGATGGATCATTCAAATTAATGCTGGATGTTGAAGCAACATAA
- the LOC123703539 gene encoding PAX3- and PAX7-binding protein 1, producing the protein MSLFRKPKRIQRRVFCADDDEDGEPEAPPPPVISNKKENKPVKTPSLLSFVDEEEDGEVFKVKKSSQSKRLSKRREKEKRVHPEGDNNKVDNNVTEEKEMAPDLKEVPKRKKKVTLEGLILSGREALAADGAGDISEESANEDEDSRGFHQFRAESVRAALAVAPGHIPDAALIHAARKTRQQARELGDYVPIKSEGRGPRLIHEDDDDEDEEDGRIQVRGLELPSDKPKRGTAAIPDDEMNSEGEEWEEQQMQKAVPSIADITGEGSTELNPFAVAPPPPRLEAPHLRPLTDGPPPATAQELVDALNKRLNELRTERQATLKKRDECNEKLLEAARTQELRTAKCKELDAAYKRAQAVRGYITDLIECLDEKMPQLEALETRALLLHKRRCEFLVERRRADVRDQAQDVLALAARPGAAKPADSEEKRRRCAEREGRRRARRLRREAAGTAHLHRDGDSSDDDLPPADLPTRRQEIETIRELSASLFADALPAWRSVRGVCRSLARWRRKHPALYGDAYIADCLPRLLAPYVRHQLILWNPLADEDNEDYERMDWYKCLMMYGVRSEKNEEDSEESSSEEESEIVVSEDTVREDVDLMLVPTIVDKVLLPKVTELVEVAWDPMSVRACIRLRNILLRAAELPVQTSLKKLSEAVSSRLSSALSNDVFLPTLPPHVLEGGGNQFWRRCVGAGVRLLRAALCLCAPPHPLAGHRAATALIETLCCGAGAGGGPQLSSVAAALAHTLPRSGELRVRALKRLAQLARLALSRLQADNPLHLKALEQARAVLAEAKAVE; encoded by the exons ATGTCGTTATTTCGCAAGCCTAAAAGAATTCAAAGACGCGTGTTTTGTGCTGACGACGATGAAGATGGTGAACCGGAGGCGCCGCCACCGCCAGTGATTagtaacaaaaaagaaaacaaaccTGTAAAAACTCCGTCATTGTTAAGTTTCGTCGACGAAG AGGAAGATGGTGAAGTTTTTAAGGTAAAGAAGTCGTCACAAAGTAAGAGGTTGTCAAAACGCAGGGAAAAGGAGAAACGGGTACATCCTGAGGGTGATAATAACAAAGTTGACAATAATGTGACTGAg gaaAAGGAAATGGCACCAGACTTAAAGGAAGTCCCAAAGAGAAAGAAGAAGGTGACCCTCGAAGGGTTGATACTCTCTGGTCGGGAAGCGCTAGCGGCTGACGGTGCGGGGGACATATCAGAAGAGAGTGCGAACGAAGATGAGGATAGTAGGGGATTTCATCAGTTCCGAGCCGAGTCCGTGCGCGCGGCGCTCGCGGTTGCCCCGGGACACATACCGGACGCGGCGCTCATCCACGCTGCGAGAAAAACGCGACAGCAG GCTCGAGAGCTTGGTGACTATGTTCCAATAAAGTCGGAAGGACGCGGGCCTCGGCTGATACATGAAGACGATGATGATGAGGATGAGGAAGACGGCAGGATTCAGGTCAGGGGGCTGGAGCTGCCAAGCGATAAGCCTAAAC GCGGTACAGCAGCCATCCCCGATGATGAGATGAACAGCGAGGGTGAGGAGTGGGAGGAGCAGCAGATGCAGAAGGCTGTTCCATCAATTGCGGATATAACTG GCGAAGGCTCCACAGAGCTGAACCCGTTCGCGGTGGCGCCTCCGCCCCCGCGGTTGGAGGCGCCTCATCTGCGTCCACTCACTGATGGGCCTCCGCCCGCCACTGCGCAAGAACTGGTGGATGCTTTGAATAAGAG ACTAAACGAGCTCCGAACAGAGCGGCAGGCGACACTAAAAAAGCGTGATGAATGTAACGAGAAACTTCTAGAAGCGGCCAGAACACAAGAGTTGAGGACGGCTAAATGCAAAGAATTAGATGCTGCTTATAAAAGAGCGCAGGCTGTTAGAGGATATATCACCGATTTGATCGAGTGCTTGGATGAAAAG ATGCCGCAGCTAGAAGCGCTAGAAACTCGAGCGCTGCTACTGCACAAGCGTCGCTGCGAATTCCTCGTCGAGAGACGAAGGGCAGATGTTAGAGATCAGGCGCAAGATGTTTTGGCGTTGGCAG CGCGTCCGGGCGCCGCGAAGCCGGCGGACAGCGAGGAGAAGCGGCGGCGCTGCGCCGAGCGCGAGGGGCGGCGGCGCGCGCGGCGGCTGCGGCGCGAGGCGGCCGGCACCGCGCACCTGCACCGCGACGGGGACTCCAGCGACGACGACCTGCCGCCCGCCGACCTGCCGACCCGCCGCCAGGAGATCG AAACGATCCGCGAGCTGTCCGCGTCCCTGTTCGCGGACGCGCTGCCCGCGTGGCGCAGCGTGCGCGGCGTGTGCCGCTCGCTGGCCCGCTGGCGCCGCAAGCATCCCGCGCTCTATGGGGACGCGTACATCGCCGACTGCCTGCCGAGGCTCCTAGCGCCTTATGTGAGGCATCAG ctgATACTCTGGAACCCTTTGGCTGATGAAGACAATGAGGACTATGAAAGGATGGACTGGTACAA ATGCCTCATGATGTACGGCGTCCGCTCTGAGAAGAACGAAGAGGACTCAGAGGAGTCCTCCTCAGAGGAAGAGAGTGAGATAGTTGTGAGTGAGGATACAGTAAGGGAAGATGTGGACCTGATGCTGGTGCCAACTATTGTTGATAAGGTCCTGCTGCCCAAGGTCACAG AGCTAGTAGAGGTAGCGTGGGACCCGATGTCCGTCCGCGCGTGTATCCGTCTCCGCAACATACTACTGCGCGCCGCGGAGTTACCCGTACAGACTTCGCTGAAGAAGCTCTCGGAGGCTGTGTCTTCGAGACTATCTAGTGCCTTGAGCAATGATGTTTTCCTGCCCACTTTGCCGCCGCA CGTGCTGGAGGGCGGCGGCAACCAGTTCTGGCGGCGCTGCGTGGGCGCGGGCGTGCGGCTGCTGCGGGCGGCGCTGTGCCTGTGCGCGCCGCCGCACCCGCTCGCTGGCCACCGCGCCGCTACAGCACTCATCG AAACTCTCTGCTGCGGCGCGGGCGCAGGCGGTGGGCCCCAACTGAGCAGTGTGGCGGCTGCGCTTGCGCACACGTTGCCGCGCTCGGGGGAGCTGCGTGTGCGTGCGTTGAAACGACTCGCACAGTTGGCCAGATTGGCACTGTCAAGGCTACAGGCGGATAATCCGCTGCATTT gAAAGCATTGGAACAAGCCAGAGCCGTGTTAGCGGAAGCAAAGGCGGTAGAATGA